The following proteins come from a genomic window of Larimichthys crocea isolate SSNF chromosome III, L_crocea_2.0, whole genome shotgun sequence:
- the cep68 gene encoding centrosomal protein of 68 kDa isoform X3 yields MEASGRSQRWKMHLPEFKHSRRLHETPTTKDSERDRGGTHKSVTLAPTSRYLTDRQYVTRKPLFSIEQHTSILKKTHPQRHTEQEKQLRVTRREEIQHHTDLNFLTRVRADLTPESFSLSHSDISSPSVCREDLGSPMSVSELRARRCHEEPTFGSPFPGSRSSRRSLSSSILEVQRLNPPLRPQLTSTVLHPTYTPRSGYSRSGLSQLRFGGREGEGDGDTKLHSSGEHLKGHPMSPHQANYWACAIPKALPPSPDRHSAGWDPNREYQALLDYTYPLRPGQVVTEWESSKLQGDSLLQTDPNLQDSGIELDHLCSSTSVSGLGFAVSGTGQTRERSTLSVGHGSPDLQAFTESSDGLPSGNLLSLTDPVGLSLDSLDTSENRGGMIHYKSDGHRHQHSLLSSSTSTSFIRSTSVLPQSRCVCEDVDEEFWPLPEQLEELQQLSRQVREVTAQLSRPVTASWESLEPGTTSVLSSVTLPDKQEAEVKEEETEAKELEGSNQETDEGKYETCREEMSAAQTAADHRDSEALRRSSGAWVESVGGGLSQSSLRDVEVLVEQLCGLTLPGSQRRNQETQEQSDSLLQHIQVFCSHLEQLIQRLYTVSEKMELLAAPTVDITSVRSSLAEYQMCKQCAT; encoded by the exons ATGGAAGCCAGTGGACGCAGCCAGCGATGGAAGATGCATCTCCCCGAGTTTAAACACAGCAGGAGACTGCACGAGACTCCAACTACAAAAgacagtgaaagagacagaggaggcaCACATAAAAGCGTTACTCTGGCACCCACCTCTAGgtatctgacagacagacaatatgTAACGAGAAAGCCTCTGTTCTCTATAGAACAACATACATCTATCTTAAAGAAGACGCATCCACAGAGGCACACGGAGCAG GAGAAACAGTTGCGTGTtacaagaagagaagaaattCAACATCACACTGACCTGAACTTCTTGACCAGAGTGAGAGCAGACCTGACCCCAGAGAGTTTCAGCCTCTCTCACAGTGACATCTCCTCTCCCTCAGTCTGTAGAGAAGACCTCGGCTCACCcatgtctgtctctgagctCAGGGCCAGGCGGTGCCATGAAGAACCCACTTTCGGATCGCCATTCCCTGGCAGCAGGTCATCTCGACGAAGCCTCTCGAGCTCCATCCTGGAGGTCCAGAGGCTAAACCCTCCTCTGAGGCCGCAACTGACCTCCACTGTCCTGCATCCTACCTACACCCCTCGCTCAGGGTACTCCAGGTCAGGCCTGAGTCAGCTCAGGTttggggggagggagggagaaggtgACGGAGACACCAAATTACACTCTTCTGGAGAACACTTAAAAGGACACCCAATGTCTCCCCATCAGGCAAACTACTGGGCCTGTGCCATCCCTAAAGCTTTGCCTCCATCTCCAGACAGGCACTCTGCAGGCTGGGACCCAAACAGAGAGTACCAGGCTCTGCTGGATTACACCTACCCTCTAAGACCAGGACAAGTGGTCACAGAGTGGGAGAGCTCCAAGCTCCAGGGAGACTCTCTCCTCCAAACAGATCCCAACCTGCAGGACTCAGGGATTGAACTGGATCACCTTTGTAGCTCCACCAGTGTGTCAGGTTTGGGCTTTGCTGTGAGTGGCACCGGACAGACCAGAGAAAGAAGCACTCTTAGTGTGGGTCACGGGTCACCTGACCTGCAGGCATTCACAGAATCCTCAGATGGTCTGCCCTCCGGTAACCTGCTCTCCCTAACAGACCCTGTGGGTTTGTCTTTGGACAGTCTGGACACCAGTGAGAACAGAGGTGGGATGATTCATTACAAAAGTGACGGTCACCGTCATCAGCACAGCTtgctgtcctcctccacctccacttcttTTATCCGCTCCACCAGCGTTCTACCACagtccaggtgtgtgtgcgaGGACGTGGACGAGGAGTTCTGGCCTCTcccagagcagctggaggagctgcagcagctgtctcGGCAG GTGAGGGAGGTGACGGCCCAGCTGAGTCGTCCTGTCACAGCCAGCTGGGAGTCTCTGGAGCCGGGCACCACCTCCGTCCTGTCCTCCGTCACCCTGCCTGACAAACAGGAGGCTGAAGtcaaggaggaggagactgaAGCCAAAGAGCTGGAGGGCAGCAATCAAGAAACTGATGAAGGAAAATATGAGACgtgcagagaggagatgagTGCTGCTCAGACAG CAGCTGATCACAGAGACTCTGAGGCTCTAAGGAGGAGTTCCGGGGCCTGGGTGGAGTCTGTTGGAGGGGGACTGAGTCAGTCTAGCCTCAGGGATGTGGAGGTTTTGGTGGAGCAGCTGTGTGGCCTCACTCTGCCTGGCAGCCAGAGGAGAAACCAGGAGACCCAGGAACAAAGTGACTCCCTGCTGCAACACATCCAG GTCTTCTGTTCACACCTGGAGCAGCTCATCCAGCGGCTCTATACAGTGTCAGAGAAGATGGAGCTGCTGGCTGCACCCACTGTGGACATAACGAGCGTGAGATCATCTCTGGCTGAGTATCAG
- the cep68 gene encoding centrosomal protein of 68 kDa isoform X1 — MEASGRSQRWKMHLPEFKHSRRLHETPTTKDSERDRGGTHKSVTLAPTSRYLTDRQYVTRKPLFSIEQHTSILKKTHPQRHTEQEKQLRVTRREEIQHHTDLNFLTRVRADLTPESFSLSHSDISSPSVCREDLGSPMSVSELRARRCHEEPTFGSPFPGSRSSRRSLSSSILEVQRLNPPLRPQLTSTVLHPTYTPRSGYSRSGLSQLRFGGREGEGDGDTKLHSSGEHLKGHPMSPHQANYWACAIPKALPPSPDRHSAGWDPNREYQALLDYTYPLRPGQVVTEWESSKLQGDSLLQTDPNLQDSGIELDHLCSSTSVSGLGFAVSGTGQTRERSTLSVGHGSPDLQAFTESSDGLPSGNLLSLTDPVGLSLDSLDTSENRGGMIHYKSDGHRHQHSLLSSSTSTSFIRSTSVLPQSRCVCEDVDEEFWPLPEQLEELQQLSRQVREVTAQLSRPVTASWESLEPGTTSVLSSVTLPDKQEAEVKEEETEAKELEGSNQETDEGKYETCREEMSAAQTAADHRDSEALRRSSGAWVESVGGGLSQSSLRDVEVLVEQLCGLTLPGSQRRNQETQEQSDSLLQHIQVFCSHLEQLIQRLYTVSEKMELLAAPTVDITSVRSSLAEYQSFQREVSSHQPLTSSVLHTGQLLLSCINTTSPFLRDTLLLIERQSGVLENRTEHFFSSILSAMDSLTQPSPVQQSRQQDLGHMGVQGSTL; from the exons ATGGAAGCCAGTGGACGCAGCCAGCGATGGAAGATGCATCTCCCCGAGTTTAAACACAGCAGGAGACTGCACGAGACTCCAACTACAAAAgacagtgaaagagacagaggaggcaCACATAAAAGCGTTACTCTGGCACCCACCTCTAGgtatctgacagacagacaatatgTAACGAGAAAGCCTCTGTTCTCTATAGAACAACATACATCTATCTTAAAGAAGACGCATCCACAGAGGCACACGGAGCAG GAGAAACAGTTGCGTGTtacaagaagagaagaaattCAACATCACACTGACCTGAACTTCTTGACCAGAGTGAGAGCAGACCTGACCCCAGAGAGTTTCAGCCTCTCTCACAGTGACATCTCCTCTCCCTCAGTCTGTAGAGAAGACCTCGGCTCACCcatgtctgtctctgagctCAGGGCCAGGCGGTGCCATGAAGAACCCACTTTCGGATCGCCATTCCCTGGCAGCAGGTCATCTCGACGAAGCCTCTCGAGCTCCATCCTGGAGGTCCAGAGGCTAAACCCTCCTCTGAGGCCGCAACTGACCTCCACTGTCCTGCATCCTACCTACACCCCTCGCTCAGGGTACTCCAGGTCAGGCCTGAGTCAGCTCAGGTttggggggagggagggagaaggtgACGGAGACACCAAATTACACTCTTCTGGAGAACACTTAAAAGGACACCCAATGTCTCCCCATCAGGCAAACTACTGGGCCTGTGCCATCCCTAAAGCTTTGCCTCCATCTCCAGACAGGCACTCTGCAGGCTGGGACCCAAACAGAGAGTACCAGGCTCTGCTGGATTACACCTACCCTCTAAGACCAGGACAAGTGGTCACAGAGTGGGAGAGCTCCAAGCTCCAGGGAGACTCTCTCCTCCAAACAGATCCCAACCTGCAGGACTCAGGGATTGAACTGGATCACCTTTGTAGCTCCACCAGTGTGTCAGGTTTGGGCTTTGCTGTGAGTGGCACCGGACAGACCAGAGAAAGAAGCACTCTTAGTGTGGGTCACGGGTCACCTGACCTGCAGGCATTCACAGAATCCTCAGATGGTCTGCCCTCCGGTAACCTGCTCTCCCTAACAGACCCTGTGGGTTTGTCTTTGGACAGTCTGGACACCAGTGAGAACAGAGGTGGGATGATTCATTACAAAAGTGACGGTCACCGTCATCAGCACAGCTtgctgtcctcctccacctccacttcttTTATCCGCTCCACCAGCGTTCTACCACagtccaggtgtgtgtgcgaGGACGTGGACGAGGAGTTCTGGCCTCTcccagagcagctggaggagctgcagcagctgtctcGGCAG GTGAGGGAGGTGACGGCCCAGCTGAGTCGTCCTGTCACAGCCAGCTGGGAGTCTCTGGAGCCGGGCACCACCTCCGTCCTGTCCTCCGTCACCCTGCCTGACAAACAGGAGGCTGAAGtcaaggaggaggagactgaAGCCAAAGAGCTGGAGGGCAGCAATCAAGAAACTGATGAAGGAAAATATGAGACgtgcagagaggagatgagTGCTGCTCAGACAG CAGCTGATCACAGAGACTCTGAGGCTCTAAGGAGGAGTTCCGGGGCCTGGGTGGAGTCTGTTGGAGGGGGACTGAGTCAGTCTAGCCTCAGGGATGTGGAGGTTTTGGTGGAGCAGCTGTGTGGCCTCACTCTGCCTGGCAGCCAGAGGAGAAACCAGGAGACCCAGGAACAAAGTGACTCCCTGCTGCAACACATCCAG GTCTTCTGTTCACACCTGGAGCAGCTCATCCAGCGGCTCTATACAGTGTCAGAGAAGATGGAGCTGCTGGCTGCACCCACTGTGGACATAACGAGCGTGAGATCATCTCTGGCTGAGTATCAG AGTTTTCAGAGAGAAGTGAGCAGCCATCAGCCCCTGACCTCCTCTGTTCTACACACCGGACAGCTTCTCCTCAGCTGCATCAACACCACGTCTCCAT tttTAAGAGACACCCTGCTGTTGATTGAGAGGCAGTCTGGAGTTCTGGAGAACCGCACAGAAcactttttctcctccatcctgTCCGCCATGGACAGCCTGACCCAGCCCAGTCCAGTCcaacagagcagacagcaggaCCTAGGACATATGGGGGTCCAGGGGTCCACTTTGTAA
- the cep68 gene encoding centrosomal protein of 68 kDa isoform X2 has protein sequence MEASGRSQRWKMHLPEFKHSRRLHETPTTKDSERDRGGTHKSVTLAPTSRYLTDRQYVTRKPLFSIEQHTSILKKTHPQRHTEQEKQLRVTRREEIQHHTDLNFLTRVRADLTPESFSLSHSDISSPSVCREDLGSPMSVSELRARRCHEEPTFGSPFPGSRSSRRSLSSSILEVQRLNPPLRPQLTSTVLHPTYTPRSGYSRSGLSQLRFGGREGEGDGDTKLHSSGEHLKGHPMSPHQANYWACAIPKALPPSPDRHSAGWDPNREYQALLDYTYPLRPGQVVTEWESSKLQGDSLLQTDPNLQDSGIELDHLCSSTSVSGLGFAVSGTGQTRERSTLSVGHGSPDLQAFTESSDGLPSGNLLSLTDPVGLSLDSLDTSENRGGMIHYKSDGHRHQHSLLSSSTSTSFIRSTSVLPQSRCVCEDVDEEFWPLPEQLEELQQLSRQVREVTAQLSRPVTASWESLEPGTTSVLSSVTLPDKQEAEVKEEETEAKELEGSNQETDEGKYETCREEMSAAQTADHRDSEALRRSSGAWVESVGGGLSQSSLRDVEVLVEQLCGLTLPGSQRRNQETQEQSDSLLQHIQVFCSHLEQLIQRLYTVSEKMELLAAPTVDITSVRSSLAEYQSFQREVSSHQPLTSSVLHTGQLLLSCINTTSPFLRDTLLLIERQSGVLENRTEHFFSSILSAMDSLTQPSPVQQSRQQDLGHMGVQGSTL, from the exons ATGGAAGCCAGTGGACGCAGCCAGCGATGGAAGATGCATCTCCCCGAGTTTAAACACAGCAGGAGACTGCACGAGACTCCAACTACAAAAgacagtgaaagagacagaggaggcaCACATAAAAGCGTTACTCTGGCACCCACCTCTAGgtatctgacagacagacaatatgTAACGAGAAAGCCTCTGTTCTCTATAGAACAACATACATCTATCTTAAAGAAGACGCATCCACAGAGGCACACGGAGCAG GAGAAACAGTTGCGTGTtacaagaagagaagaaattCAACATCACACTGACCTGAACTTCTTGACCAGAGTGAGAGCAGACCTGACCCCAGAGAGTTTCAGCCTCTCTCACAGTGACATCTCCTCTCCCTCAGTCTGTAGAGAAGACCTCGGCTCACCcatgtctgtctctgagctCAGGGCCAGGCGGTGCCATGAAGAACCCACTTTCGGATCGCCATTCCCTGGCAGCAGGTCATCTCGACGAAGCCTCTCGAGCTCCATCCTGGAGGTCCAGAGGCTAAACCCTCCTCTGAGGCCGCAACTGACCTCCACTGTCCTGCATCCTACCTACACCCCTCGCTCAGGGTACTCCAGGTCAGGCCTGAGTCAGCTCAGGTttggggggagggagggagaaggtgACGGAGACACCAAATTACACTCTTCTGGAGAACACTTAAAAGGACACCCAATGTCTCCCCATCAGGCAAACTACTGGGCCTGTGCCATCCCTAAAGCTTTGCCTCCATCTCCAGACAGGCACTCTGCAGGCTGGGACCCAAACAGAGAGTACCAGGCTCTGCTGGATTACACCTACCCTCTAAGACCAGGACAAGTGGTCACAGAGTGGGAGAGCTCCAAGCTCCAGGGAGACTCTCTCCTCCAAACAGATCCCAACCTGCAGGACTCAGGGATTGAACTGGATCACCTTTGTAGCTCCACCAGTGTGTCAGGTTTGGGCTTTGCTGTGAGTGGCACCGGACAGACCAGAGAAAGAAGCACTCTTAGTGTGGGTCACGGGTCACCTGACCTGCAGGCATTCACAGAATCCTCAGATGGTCTGCCCTCCGGTAACCTGCTCTCCCTAACAGACCCTGTGGGTTTGTCTTTGGACAGTCTGGACACCAGTGAGAACAGAGGTGGGATGATTCATTACAAAAGTGACGGTCACCGTCATCAGCACAGCTtgctgtcctcctccacctccacttcttTTATCCGCTCCACCAGCGTTCTACCACagtccaggtgtgtgtgcgaGGACGTGGACGAGGAGTTCTGGCCTCTcccagagcagctggaggagctgcagcagctgtctcGGCAG GTGAGGGAGGTGACGGCCCAGCTGAGTCGTCCTGTCACAGCCAGCTGGGAGTCTCTGGAGCCGGGCACCACCTCCGTCCTGTCCTCCGTCACCCTGCCTGACAAACAGGAGGCTGAAGtcaaggaggaggagactgaAGCCAAAGAGCTGGAGGGCAGCAATCAAGAAACTGATGAAGGAAAATATGAGACgtgcagagaggagatgagTGCTGCTCAGACAG CTGATCACAGAGACTCTGAGGCTCTAAGGAGGAGTTCCGGGGCCTGGGTGGAGTCTGTTGGAGGGGGACTGAGTCAGTCTAGCCTCAGGGATGTGGAGGTTTTGGTGGAGCAGCTGTGTGGCCTCACTCTGCCTGGCAGCCAGAGGAGAAACCAGGAGACCCAGGAACAAAGTGACTCCCTGCTGCAACACATCCAG GTCTTCTGTTCACACCTGGAGCAGCTCATCCAGCGGCTCTATACAGTGTCAGAGAAGATGGAGCTGCTGGCTGCACCCACTGTGGACATAACGAGCGTGAGATCATCTCTGGCTGAGTATCAG AGTTTTCAGAGAGAAGTGAGCAGCCATCAGCCCCTGACCTCCTCTGTTCTACACACCGGACAGCTTCTCCTCAGCTGCATCAACACCACGTCTCCAT tttTAAGAGACACCCTGCTGTTGATTGAGAGGCAGTCTGGAGTTCTGGAGAACCGCACAGAAcactttttctcctccatcctgTCCGCCATGGACAGCCTGACCCAGCCCAGTCCAGTCcaacagagcagacagcaggaCCTAGGACATATGGGGGTCCAGGGGTCCACTTTGTAA